The Streptomyces sp. TLI_105 DNA segment CGGACCGCATCGCGGAGCCGTTCTACAAGGGCGACAACACCTTCCTGCACGGCTACACCTTCGGTGGCCACCCGGTGTCCTCGGCGGTCGCGATCGCCAACCTCGACATCTTCGACAAGGAAGGCCTGAACCAGCACGTCCTCGACCAGGAGGGCAACTTCTTCAACACCCTGAAGAAGCTGCACGACCTCCCCATCGTCGGCGACGTCCGCGGCAACGGCTTCTTCTACGGCATCGAGCTCGTCAAGGACAAGGTCACCAAGGAGTCCTTCACGGACGAGGAGACCGAGCGCGTCCTGTACGGCTTCCTCTCCAAGGCACTGTTCGACAACGGCCTGTACTGCCGCGCCGACGACCGTGGCGACCCGGTCATCCAGCTGGCCCCGCCGCTGATCGCCGACCAGGGCACCTTCGACGAGATCGAGGGAATCCTGCGCTCGGTGCTCACCGAGGCGTGGACCAAGCTGTAAGCACGGGGCTGTAAGGACCGACCACGGCGGTCCCCCAGCATCACGCCGCCCTCACGGCGTGACCCCACGGCCCGGGCATGCCGCCATCCGAGTGGATGGCGGCGGCCCGGGCCGTGTGCTGTCCGTACAACCGGATATGGATCCTTACGGTGCCGAGTGACCGACAGGCCCGTCCCTTCGTTCCCCCGGACGGGGGTTGGGTCTGTCTTTCGGATCAGGCCGGATCAGGGAGCGGGGCCCGGCCTGATCCGAAAGACAGGCCCTAGGCGAGTATCGGATCCGATCATCGAGGTGTACGCGATGGCCCCACCGGACAACGACGTGCTCTGGGCGCGTTCCCTGCACTGCGCCCTGGGCGGTTCGGACGCGCTCAGCGGCGTCTCCCTCGGCGTCCGCGAAGGCGAGATCCTCGCCGTCGTGGGCCCCCGCGGCAGCGGCAAGACCACCCTCCTGCGCTGCCTCTCCGGCCAGCTCGTCGCCCAGCAGGGCGAGGTCTGGTTCAACAGCGGCCCGGTGCACACCCTGGGCCCCGCCCAGCGCGAACGGCTCCGCCGCGACCGCTTCGGCTGGATCGACCCCGAGCCCGGCCTCGTCCCCGAGCTCACCGGCTGGGAGAACGCCGCCCTGCCGCTGCTGCTCCGCGGCACCTCCCACCGGGCCGCGAAGACCGCCGCCCTGGAATGGCTGGAGCGGCTCGACATCGGCGGCTGCGCCCGCAAGCGGCCGCACGCCCTCACCCAGTCCCAGCGCCAGCGCATCGCGATCGCCCGCGCCCTGGTCACCACCCCGTCGGTCCTCTTCGCCGACGAACCGACCGCCACCCTGCACCGGGCCGACGGCGCGCAGGTCCTGCGCACCCTCACGGCCGCGGCCCGCTCGCACGACATCACCGTGCTCCTCGCCACCCACGACGGCGAGGTCGCGGCGCTCGCCGACCGCACCGTCACCCTCCTCGACGGGCGCAGGGTCGCCGCGGTACCCCCGGCGTCAGGGGCGGAGGGCGTCGCCGCGTGCTCGCTCTCCGTCTAGCCCGCGGGACCCACCCCCTCGTCCTGACGCGCCGGCTCCTCGTCGCCGCCGCGGCCGCGGGGGTGGGCTTCCTCCTGCTCTGCACCCTCGGATACGCCGTCGGGCACCCCGACCGGTCCTCGGCGTCCGTGCTGCGGCTGCTCTGGTGCGCCCTGCCGCTCGCCGCCACGGTCCAGTTCGCCGTCGCGGTGGCCCGCACCGACCCCAGCACCCGACCGCGCCCCGGGCTCTCCGCCATCGGCCTCGGCCCCGCCCGGCTCACCGCGATCGCCGCCGCCTCGACGGCCGTCGCCTGCACGCTCGGCTCCACGGTCGCGCTCCTGTTCTACCTGCACCTGCGCGGCGACATCACGGGCCTGCCCTTCGACGGGGCGGCCGCCGGGCTCCTCGCCGCCGACCAGCCGGTCCCCCTCGCGGCCGCCCTCACCCTGCTCGCCGTCCTGCCGGTCGCCGCCGCCACGGCGGCCGGCCTGGCGCTGCGGCCCCGCACCGCGCCCGCCGCGCCGGAGGGCGTCGAGAAGGCGATGCCGTCCGGGCTGCCCTGGGGGGTCGCCCTGGTCGCGGTGGGCCTCGCGAGCGAGACGTACGCGAGCCGGGGCGGCTCCGGGAGCGGCCTGCCGCTGCCGGGCGGCTTCGACGGCAACCCGGCGGGCGTCCTCGTCGGCTGGGTCCTCACCGCCGTGGGCCTCGCCATGGCCGGGCCGGGCCTCGCGTACGGCTGCGGCCGGCTCCTCCAGGCCGTCCGGCCGGGCGCCACCCGGCTGCTCGCGGGCCGCGTCCTGATGGACGAGTCCCGCCGCATCGGCCGGCCGCTCGGGGTGGTCAGCGCGGTGCTCTCCGGCCTCCTCGCGGCGTCGCAGCTGTACGCGTCGGACGGGGGCTCCGAGGCCTTCGGCCCCCTCACCGGCCTCGGCGCCGCCCTGATCCTGGCCTGCACCACCGCCACCCTCCTGACCGCCGCACTGGAATCCCGGCAGGGCCGCGCCCACACCACCGAGGCACTCCTGCGCATCGGCGCCCCGCCCACCGTCCTGCGCACGGCGGCCCTGCTGCGCGCCGCCGCCCTGCTCACCGTCTTCCTCCCGCTGACCTGGGCGGTCGCGGAACTGGCGGCCCTGCCACTGACGGGCTGAGGCGGCCGGGGCACCGGCGGCGCCGCCGTCGAGGGGCCGAACCGACCCACGGCACCGACGGCGCCGCCACCGACCGGCCGGACCGGCCATCTCCGCTGACCGGCCGGTCCGGCCGTCTCCGCTCTCGGCCGGCTATCGGCCGCCGAGCCGTTCGCCTCCGCCACCGACCGGTCGAGGTCGCCCGTACGCGGAGGGCCGCCCGTACGAAGGGGCCCGCCCGTACGAGGGCCGCCCGCACGAGGCCGGCCCCCGGGGCTCCCGCACGGGGCCGCCCACACGAGGAGCCGCCCGCACGGGGGCCCGCCCGCCGTGGCGGCCCCTATCGTGGGCCCATGGCGACGCTCCCCCCGGCACCCCGCCCGCCCGGACCGCGCGGGCACGGGCGCGAGATCCACACCCTCACCGAGTTCGACGCGGCGCTCGCCCGGTCCGGCTCGCTCGCCGGGCTGCGGATCCAGTCGGTCGACCTCACCGACCGGACCTTCGCCCTGCTCTCCGCCGTCACCGCCGACGCCGTCTTCCTCGGCTGCCCCATGGAGCCGGAGGCCGCCGCCAAGGTCCGCGCCGACGGAGCCCTCGTCTTCCCACCCGTCCCCGAGCTGCCCTTCGACCCCTACCGGGCGCGGCTCTACACGCCCGAGGAGCTCTTCGAGGGGATCTCCGACGCCGGGTACGAGGGGACGCCGGACGCGCGCACGTACGCCTGGTTCGGCCGGACCAGGGCCGACGGCGACATCCTCTCCTCGATGCTCCGCTCCCTGCACGACGATGCCGTCTCCGACGCCCTCGACGAGCTCCTCGACGGGTCCCGGGTCGTCGGCGTCATGGGCGGGCACGCGATGGGCCGGGGCACGGAGGCGTACGCGGGCGCGGCCCGGCTCGGCAGGACCCTGGCCCGCGCCGGGCTGACCGTGGCGACCGGCGGCGGGCCGGGCGCGATGGAGGCCGCGAACCTCGGCGCGTACCTCGCCCCCTTCGACGACGCGGCCTTCGCCTCGTCGCTCGACCTGCTCGCCCGGGCTCCCTCCTTCACCCCGTCGGTGACGGACTGGGCCCGCGCCGCCTTCGCGGTCCGGGCCCGGTGGCCGGGCGGCGGGGACTCGGTCGGCATCCCCACCTGGTTCTACGGCCACGAGCCGCCCAACCCCTTCGCCGGGCACATCGCCAAGTACTTCGCCAACGCCACCCGCGAGGACGGCCTCCTGGCCCGCTCGACGGCGGGCGTCGTCTTCCTGCCGGGCGCGGCGGGCACGGTCCAGGAGATCTTCGACAACGCGACCCCGAACTACTACGGGTCCCGGGGTGCCCCGACCCCGATGGTCCTGGTGAACCGCGCCCACTGGACCACCCGCCTCCCGGCCTGGCCCCTCCTGGAGACCCTCGCCGCCGGCCGCCCGATGGCGGCCCGGATCGCCCTGGTGGACTCGATCGACGAGGCCCCGGAGGCACTGGAGCGCCTCGGGAAGTAGCACCCCTCCGCCGCGCGGCGGAGACGGACGCGCCCTCGGGCCGACGCCCGCACGGGCCCTGTGGCGGGAGGCTCGGGCCATGACACCGAAGACCCTCCTGGCCACATGGCCGTCCTGGGCGGCCCGCGCCGCCCTCGTCTGGTCGCTGCTGTACGCCGCGGGCGCGGCCCTCGCCGCCCTCACCGGCCCCGCCTTCGGCTACGCCCTCCTGGCCAAGGGCACCGGCACCGGACCGGAGGCGGGCGCGGCGGTGCTGTACGGAGCCGCCGCCGTCCTCGCGTACGCACTGCTGCGCCGCCCCGGTGTCCGGTGGCTCTCGACGGCGGCCTGGGCGGCTGTCGCGCTCTGTCTGACCTCCGGTTTCCCGGCCCTCCTCAGCCCCGTTCACCTGCTGTTCTTCCTGTCCCGCAACCAGGATCCGGTCAACTGGGCGGCCCTGGCCAACCAGTTCCTCGCCGTCCTCGGCGCGGTGCTGTGGGGCTGCGCGGCCCTCGCCCACCGTCGCCGGACGCTGGGTGTGTGCCCGTACTGCGGCGGGCGCGGCCACGGCGCCGGGACCACGGACGCCGGGCCGGCGGAATCCGCCGGCCCCGTCCCCGTCGCCCCGCTCGCCACCCGCGCCGGCCTCGTCGCCGTCGCCGCCCTCGTCCCGTACACCGTCCTGAAGACGCTCTGGGCGCTGGGCGTCACCCCCGGCTACACGGGCACCGGCCGCCCGGGCGCCGACCCGGAGTACACCAGCGACCTGGGGCTCTGGCTGTACGACCACGGCGTCGACATCACCGCCGTCCTGGCCCTGCTCGGCATGGCCCTCGCGCTCGCGCTGACCCGCCCCTGGGGCCGGCGGCTGCCCCGGCTTCCGCTGGTCGCGCTCGGCTGGACCGGGGCGGGCGCGCTGGCCCCGTTCGGGGCCTTCCTGGCCGCGTTCGGCGTGCTGGCCTGGACCGGAGCGATCACCGTCGGCATGGCGGACCACGCCCCCTGGGTGGTCGCCGTCGCCTACGGCGGTTTCTGCGGCTACGGTCTCGCCCTCGCCCGGGTCACCCGCGTGTACCAGCGGGCGACCCGTACGGCCTGCGAACGCTGCTAGCGGCTCACTTCCGCCAGTAGACGTGGTGCGTCACCTTGCCGCTCGGACTGGGCACGACGTCGCGGTGGAAGCGGTCGAGCAGCTCGTCGGGCGAGTCCCAGAGCTTCACTCCCGCCCCGAGCTTCACCGGCGACACCGCGACGTGCAGGGTGTCGACGAGGTCGGCGTCGAGGAACTCCCGGATGGTGGTGGCCCCGCCGCCCAGGCGGACGTCCTTGCCCCTCGCCGCCTCCCGCGCCATCCCGAGGGCCGTGGCGGGGTCGGCGTCGACGAAGTGGAACGTGGTGTCGGAGAGCGTGAACGAGGGGCGCGGGTGGTGGGT contains these protein-coding regions:
- a CDS encoding ABC transporter ATP-binding protein; this encodes MAPPDNDVLWARSLHCALGGSDALSGVSLGVREGEILAVVGPRGSGKTTLLRCLSGQLVAQQGEVWFNSGPVHTLGPAQRERLRRDRFGWIDPEPGLVPELTGWENAALPLLLRGTSHRAAKTAALEWLERLDIGGCARKRPHALTQSQRQRIAIARALVTTPSVLFADEPTATLHRADGAQVLRTLTAAARSHDITVLLATHDGEVAALADRTVTLLDGRRVAAVPPASGAEGVAACSLSV
- a CDS encoding LOG family protein — translated: MATLPPAPRPPGPRGHGREIHTLTEFDAALARSGSLAGLRIQSVDLTDRTFALLSAVTADAVFLGCPMEPEAAAKVRADGALVFPPVPELPFDPYRARLYTPEELFEGISDAGYEGTPDARTYAWFGRTRADGDILSSMLRSLHDDAVSDALDELLDGSRVVGVMGGHAMGRGTEAYAGAARLGRTLARAGLTVATGGGPGAMEAANLGAYLAPFDDAAFASSLDLLARAPSFTPSVTDWARAAFAVRARWPGGGDSVGIPTWFYGHEPPNPFAGHIAKYFANATREDGLLARSTAGVVFLPGAAGTVQEIFDNATPNYYGSRGAPTPMVLVNRAHWTTRLPAWPLLETLAAGRPMAARIALVDSIDEAPEALERLGK